One Chloroflexota bacterium genomic window, CCCCCGACCGCTGGATTGAGATTCCCGAACCCGTCCGCGACGTCTACAAACTCTGGCGGCCTACCCCCCTGTTCCGCGCCGTCCGCCTGGAGAAGATGCTCGACACCCCGGCCCACATCTACTACAAGTACGAAGGCGTCTCCCCGGTCGGCTCCCACAAACCCAACACCGCCGTCGCCCAGGCCTTCTTCAACAAAGAAGCCGGCACCAAAGCCCTGACCACCGAAACCGGGGCCGGCCAGTGGGGCAGTGCTTTAGCGATGGCCTGCAACTTCTTCGGCCTGGACTTGGAAATCTACATGGTCAAGGTCAGCTACCACCAGAAACCCTACCGGCGGATCATCATGGAGAACTTCGGAGCGGACGTCTACGCCAGCCCGACCGACCGGACGCAATATGGCCGGAGTGTCCTGGCCCAGACGCCGGACACGCCCGGCTCGTTGGGGATGGCGATTTCGGAAGCGGTGGAAGTGGCGGCGACGTCTAACGGGGCCAAGAAGTACAGTCTGGGGTCGGTGCTGGGGCATGTTCTGATGCACCAGACGGTCATCGGCCTGGAAGCATTGGAGCAGATGGACATGGCCGGGGAGTACCCGGACATGGTCATCGGCTGTGCCGGCGGGGGGAGCAACTTCGCCGGGTTCACCTACCCGTTCCTGTGGAAGAACTTCAGCGACGGGCGGAAGACGAAAGTGATCGCGGTCGAACCGGCGTCGTGCCCCAGCCTGACGCGGGGCCAGTACACGTTTGATTATGGGGACACGGCGGCGATGGCCCCCATCGTGAAGATGCATACGTTAGGCCATACTTTCATCCCGCCGGGGATACATGCGGGCGGGTTGCGGTATCACGGGATGGCGCCGAGCGTGAGCGCGCTGGTGGAGCACGGCGACATTGAAGCGCGGGCGGTGAAGCAATTGGCGACGTTTGAGGCGGCAGTGCAGTTTTCGAAGGCGGAAGGGATTATTCCGGCGCCGGAGTCAGCCCATGCGATTCGAGTGGCGATAGATGAGGCGTTGGCGTGCAAGGCGACAGGGGAGAAGAAGGTAATTGCCTTCAACCTGTC contains:
- a CDS encoding TrpB-like pyridoxal phosphate-dependent enzyme, with amino-acid sequence MSDQYKYILDESKLPKAWYNINADLPVPPQPVLHPGTMEPVTPDFLGVLFPMNIIMQEISPDRWIEIPEPVRDVYKLWRPTPLFRAVRLEKMLDTPAHIYYKYEGVSPVGSHKPNTAVAQAFFNKEAGTKALTTETGAGQWGSALAMACNFFGLDLEIYMVKVSYHQKPYRRIIMENFGADVYASPTDRTQYGRSVLAQTPDTPGSLGMAISEAVEVAATSNGAKKYSLGSVLGHVLMHQTVIGLEALEQMDMAGEYPDMVIGCAGGGSNFAGFTYPFLWKNFSDGRKTKVIAVEPASCPSLTRGQYTFDYGDTAAMAPIVKMHTLGHTFIPPGIHAGGLRYHGMAPSVSALVEHGDIEARAVKQLATFEAAVQFSKAEGIIPAPESAHAIRVAIDEALACKATGEKKVIAFNLSGHGHFDMTAYEAYHHGKLEDYEYPQAMVDEAMTHLPKVPAMAA